ATACGTTTTGGTATTAATTATTTCCGCAATCCGTTAATCTTCATTCCTAGAAAAACTATTCTTGTTAATCTTGATAGTCTCAGAAGTGATGAATCCAGATATTAGGCGAACTTTGGATCTATTCAGAGTATCGTCCTGCATGTCCGACCCAATGATGCTTTATCAGGCAAAGAAGATTCTTTAAAAGGGCCTTTGTCTGAATCTATATTAGAGGTCTAAGACTCAGCCCAGGTAGCCTTTCACAACCTGATTATGGCATTCTGCTCTGGGTCTTACAAACCCACAACTGCTTCAAGAAAATAAGGGCAGCTTAGCCCAATCACTTGTGTCTTGAACCCATAGAGAGGACaccaatgataaaatttaaggaAAATAGCCGATGCAAATTACAATATTGATGTGAGAAAAAAAGGTTGTATTattacagatatatatataaatatatatatatatattttctttttcttttactttttgtggcacagaaatataaattttaggtAAGGGAGTTTTGGGGTGTTGCGATCAATGACCATGATGGTACGTGAGCTTTGTCTTCTATATCCCCCACCTTTTCCGTCAATTATTGCACCTTAAAATTCCAGAGAACCCCACCTTCCGCAGATGCTAACGTCTTCATCTCTAACTCTAAGCTCCCAAAAAAAAACCTGaggggttaaaaaaaaaaaactcaaaagcaTAAGCTGCTGCAATACCACTCTCCTCCGCCATGGAGAGCGCCCCCACCATTTTCAGCCGACCACCGCCTCCCTTCCCTGCACCGCCCCGCAGCGTCGATTTGTCCCCGCTTGAATTCGTCCTCGCTCTCGTCGCCGTGGTCACCATCCCCGCCTTGGTCTACACCTTCTTCTTCGCCGTGAAGTGCCCTCCCAACCCTTTTCGACGACGCCACAGGAGCTTCTCCGGGAGACTCTCCAGCGACAACGATGGGAATATCAGCAGCAGAGAGGTGGTTTCGGATGTGAAGTTTGAGAAGGAAACCCATGTCAAAGACATTGAAGGTGAGTGTCCAGTGTGTTTGTCGGTCTTTGCCGATGGCGAAGAAGTGAAGCAGCTGAGCGTCTGCAAACACTCTTTCCATGCTCCTTGCATCGATTTGTGGCTCAATTCTCATTCTAATTGTCCGGTTTGTCGTGCTTCTATCGCCGTTAAGCGTCCTAAAGTCACAGCCTCGGCCAGAGATGAAGATAATCAGCAAGGTTTGCCGGATGCCTCTGCCTTGGTTTGACAGTATTTACCCAGATTATTCTTGgtcttcctctttttcttcatcttctttatttgttttcttcttttggaAAAGTGAGTGCTTTTTTTGTTTGGCGAGAAGGCAGTTAACTTTTTtgctttttcaccacttcaccaacaaaaaaaaaatgtagtttaTAGTGTTGGAATTATGAGAGGCTTCGAGCACCAAGAAGATGGGGGAATTCAAGGCAGGCAATTAATTAGGGTTACAGATGTCTGACATTCTGTTTTGATCGATCCTGAATCATTTCTGTTCTAACACTGAGAAATAACAAGTTTGAAGCCCTTTACATCAAGATAGCTGGACAGAGAATCAAATATATTTGATCAGTgggaaatccaaaaaaaaaaagaagaagaagaagaagacagggCACTAAAGCTTTATTAATGTCGTAAACAGGGTACTTCAGATCGATAAAGAACAAAAACTGCCATTAATGCTGAGGATGCTGAGAAATGGAAGAGAAGGAAGCGTGTGCAAATCCCATAGTTATGGAACTCGGAGAAATCCCAGCTCTAAAATCTCATCCAAGTGTCAGAAATATCTCCATATGGATCTCAAGTTTCATGTTCACCATTAATTATGGATGCTTGTAAATTGCAGTGACACGTTACTGGGAAAGAGCCaaatcagtttctggactcttTTGCCACTTCTTTTTGTCCTACTTTTCCACCCCACTTGAATAAATGGAGAACATCTGCAAAGTGGCATTAATATTCATACTTCTGCATAGCTTCTTGAGATGCAAAATATGATTGAACACTGAGAAAGATCCTTATACAGTGCCACATCACTGTGTTTATTTCCAAATTTTACTGTATTTAATGTTGAAAT
This sequence is a window from Carya illinoinensis cultivar Pawnee chromosome 9, C.illinoinensisPawnee_v1, whole genome shotgun sequence. Protein-coding genes within it:
- the LOC122275807 gene encoding RING-H2 finger protein ATL33 — protein: MESAPTIFSRPPPPFPAPPRSVDLSPLEFVLALVAVVTIPALVYTFFFAVKCPPNPFRRRHRSFSGRLSSDNDGNISSREVVSDVKFEKETHVKDIEGECPVCLSVFADGEEVKQLSVCKHSFHAPCIDLWLNSHSNCPVCRASIAVKRPKVTASARDEDNQQGLPDASALV